Part of the Esox lucius isolate fEsoLuc1 chromosome 25, fEsoLuc1.pri, whole genome shotgun sequence genome, ATAGTCCTTGTTCTTTGCTTTTTTTTCCACGGTCTCCTCTGTGGAAAACATTTGAGCTATAGAATCTAGAACATCTAACAGTGTTTTGTGAGATGAATACAAAAACCAAACATCTTTTATGTGCAGATTCACTAACAACAGAATGCTGTGACGACGTGTTCCTACATGCCAGTAAAACACTTGTGGGCCACTCTACCTTTATTTGAtctccttctgtgtgtgtgtgtgtgtgtgtgtgtgtgtgtgtgtgtgtgtgtgtgcgtgcgcgcacgcgtgtgtgtgtgtgtgtgtgtgtgtgcgtgtgcgtgcgcgcacgcgtgtgtgtgtgtgtgctgtcaggGTCATTTCCTACCAGGCCTGACCGCCCGGCACATGAGAACCGTActcagacagaaacaaagacacgTCAGCCAGATGGTGGAGAGCCAGACGCGCACCTGGTTCAGATGCTGCCTGGAATCCTCGACAGAGCAGGGGGGATGCGAGACACTACAAACAGTCCACCGATGGGCTAATTGAAGCCCTTGTGTCCCCTTCCTGTTGTAGCCTCAATTACAGACAGACCCACTCAACAGCCCTGAGAAACAAACCACTAATACCCATTAAGGGCATTCTGTCTGAGAGAGCGACAGCTATTTATGGCTGTCTagaattcagtttttttccttTGCTGGGTCAGATCTAGTGTCCTCCACCAAAACATGTGGACACTTATagcaaataatgttttatacttgcattgaaaaacacaaacgaTTAGGGAAACATGTCTCGTTATTTACCCAAACGCTGTGTGTTTCAACTGCGATCGCACAACAGAAGAATACCTGGTAGCTCAATACCTTCAATTACATGCCAACATCCTTTCTCCTGTCCATTCTCGGTCCCAACGAGAGAGCTAATTACAGGGAGTGAGGGTTAACGCGAAGAGGAGATAACTTTGGTGAAAACCACCAGGAGGAATTTATAAAAAAGTCTGTGAGGGCATGACACCAAAAACCATCCCCAGCCAATGAtccagatgatgatgatgatgatatcgCGCTAGCTGGTACCTCAAACCAGCATAATTATAGCCCAAACTTTCCTTACAGTGTATCATGATGGATTGCATTTCAAAACCTCAGAATGTGTTAAGCATTTACAGCTGATTTTAAAATAGCAAAGCattccccccacccccaaatgTTATATTTAGTTGCTTTGCATTCACTTCGCATTTgctatatatgtatgtttatataaTTATCTGTGATGCAGTTTAATTATGTCCTTCGCGGGACGTTACAAGAGAACCACACTGAAATgacaactaaaataaaaatatatcagtTAAAAAACTACGGCCTGTGATGCCCACGTGTTTAGAAATACTGAATTATAACTCGAAAGCATATTTTACGCTGTACGAGCAAAATAAACAGAATCTACAGGATTATCACTGTAGAAAGGCAAATTGTGTGGATTGTTACGCAATCCAGGTATGGGACGGGTTCATATGACATCAGACCAAATGTGAATTTTTTAAGagaatataaatacacacagctACTGAAATCTAAAGCGTCCCAAGCAAAGGATCCCTAGAGAAGGGAGGAAATGGATCTGGCTGCAACATGCAGAAGACCTTATTGGATGGTGATGACGCGTCAAACAGAAAATAgatgcacaaaaataaacagaagcACTTATTTTTCTCACTTTTtcctaattattattataaaaatgttcagcATGAAACTTTGTCAAGCGTTTCTGTTCCACCAACCTAAAAACGCGCAAATCATGTCAAAAGCTTGAGGCTTACAAAAAAACTGCTGTTCAAAATCAGTAGCTTCCTCTCCACGCACATATGTTAACACTGTTCTCAATAATCCAGTATTGATTTACATAACAACAGACGTATGGTATGATGAATACTCGGAATGTCTTAGAGCCATTGAAGATGGCGAACTCGGTTTCATGGTGTCACTTCAAACACTGaatgaaacaggacaaaaacaacaaggggggggggggcattgttcATGACACAATAAAGGTCAGAGCTTTTTTGATGCTGGGCATTCCACCACTTTTGCCccctcacacacccacagacactgTTTGGACTTTGTCCCCACCTGACCCCTTCCGCCTCTTTTTTAACCCTCCTTCAAACCTGCCACCCTCAGTAGGGGCGAGGAGAGGCGAGGGGCGTGGAGCTGTCAGTTAGCACCAACTACCTCCAAGCCTTTGTGATGCAAACACTCAGGAGATTggcagagagggaaaaaaaaaaatgcttcaaTCTCAGAGAACCCCTAAATCTTGAAAACAGTCTATATAGCCTAGAGGAATGGCTACCAGCCACATGAGATTAGTCTGCAGTAATCATCACTACAGTGTGAGTAGGTTTGATGTTCAGAGATTATAAAGAGGGTCTCACCGTTATCTTCGATGGTGAAGTAGAAGATGTCACTTGTAGCATTACTCCCATCAAGCAGGACATAGCAGATCTTCATTTCGTCTATATCGGCTGACCACATCAAAGGGTTGAGAGGCAATATCAGTAAGACAATCTCTACATTCTTTACAACAACTGTGAGGATTACTCCACTTTTACCTGAGTGTCAGTTACGGCCCACAGGCGTCACTTTGGATCATGTCAAAAAAGGCATTTTAATGCTAATTGTCACAAGAGTGTGAATGCTGATGTTATTGAAAGTATATAActtcagtaagagcatggaACTGATTTGATCGGTTGTTTcctacatatatacacacacacacatacacacagctctggaaaaaattaagagaccacagcacctttttcttacctttccaaaaatgttgaaaaggaaggttttgagtgaagaacagaagggttaaaataaagggacccctgcaaattgaacgcttctgttcctcaatcaaaacctttcaacattttggggaaagaaagaaaaaggtgccctagcctcttaattttttctggagctgtgtatatattatatatttaacagTAAGTTGTAGAATTACCTTGAGTGAATGCCTTGATGCTATCATTGCCCAACTCAATGTTCATGATGAAGCCGTGCAGCGGGGCCTCGACCACAGAGTACTTGAGAACTTTGTGAGGGCTGTCTCTGTCCTCCGACTTCAACACCTTGCTGGTGATCAGAAAGCCCAGGTGGCCGGCGTGCAGAACCCTCAGGGAGGGAGCGGCCTTGTTGACGACGATCTGAGGGACGCCGTTGTCAATGGTGCTGATGTGAATGGTCATCATCTGAGGCTTACGCGTCTCATACACGGTGTCGGGGAAGACGTAGAAGTCGCTGTGCGTGCCGTCGGTGACCGTAAACGAGAAACTGTCCTCGTTGGTCTCGGTACCATCGTGCTTGTAGGTGATGAGGTTCTCGTTCAGGTCCTGCTTGGTGAAGGTATTTATCGGCTGGGTGCCGTTGAACAGCAGCTGGCCGTGAACGGGTACCTGCGTGACCACAAAGCGCAGTAGGTTGTCTGGCGTGTCACGGTCCTCCGCGGTTAACTCAAACGGGGTGATCAGCTTGTTCTCGCCTTCCCCCAAGAGCAACTTGTGGACGGTCAGGACAGGTTTCTTGTTGTCCACATCCGTGATGGACACCCTGAAGGTGCGGAAGACCGGGTTGTAGCCATCAGTCACCTCAAACTCAAAGCTGTCCATCTTCATCTCATCGTCAGAGGTGTGGATGTAGTAGATCTTGTTGCCGGCCAGCTGGAGCTGGGTGAAGGTAGAGATAGGTACACCGGGGAGGTCAGTGCATTCGAGGTGACCTCTGCTAGGGGCACGTGTGATGCTAAAGCTGAGGAACTCATCCGGGCTGTTGATGTCGGTGGTGCTCAGCAGGTCAGTGGTGAGGGTCACTTTGCCACCCTCTCTTAGGGTCACGCCTTTATTGATGACATCAGGGAACACCATATCGATGCTTCCAATGTTAATGTAAAAGTACCGGTCGATTAGGGGATTGATGCCATCAGTAACGTCAAACTTTAACAGGTCGCGAACGCCCTCCTGGCCCGTGTGCACATACTGAATCAGGTTTTTGTCAACTTCGTCTTGGGTGAAGTTCATGTTCAGGGTAATGTTGCCCACAACGTCTCCAAACTTAGTGATTCGTTGAAGATAGCCTTGGGTTGGACCATAGCGTATAATGTAGACTAGCTCTTTGTCTTCTGAATCCAGATCCGTAGCCTTCAGAACCctgttattaattattttggtttCTCCAATCTCAACCTCTAGCCCATCATTGATGGCCATCCTTGGTGTCTCATCATCGACAGGAATCACCATAATCAGAATTTCCTTCTCAACTGTGTATTTCCCGTCGGTGAGCCTGACTTTAAAGCTATCCTCTTTTGTCTCAGAATCGTCATGTTCGTAAACAATATTGGAGGCCTCCTTGATCTGTTCCAAGGTAAACTTGACAACAGGGACTGTGCCTGTCGTAAGCTGCTGCACTATTTTGCCATGCTTGGGGTTCTTTATGATCTCAAACTTCAAATCGTCTCCTGGAATGTCCGCATCTGCTGCATTCAGAATAGGTGTGTCGATGACTAGACTCATGCCTTCCATCACAACAAACTCACGGATGAAGATCTCTGGTTTTTCATCGTTGGCGGGGATGATGACAATGGGAAAGAAGTGGCGCTCAGAAAAATTAACGCCATCGGAGCAACGGAAAGTGAACCTGTCCTCCACAGGCTCCACCCCTTTGTGGATGCTCTGAACATAGTAGATATGGCCAAGGAATACATCTTTGAAGCTAAACGCGGTGATGGCGGTGCCTGCTCTGGATTTCTCAGAACCTGGCGCTGGTGAGATATTCTCCACATAACCAGATGTTGGTTGGACAATGATAGTGCATAGGATGTCATCGCTGTCTGTGTCCAAGTCCTCAGCCTGAATGTGATCCAGGGTGATgacatttttttccccttcaatcACGACAAACTGCTCACCGACATTGACAATGGGTGGGATGCTGTCGACGGGCAGGATGGTCACCAGCACCCGGACTCCCTGGACCTTGTTGCCCCCAACCACCCATTCATCTGACATGTCAGAGATGGTGAGGTTGAAGGAGTCATGCTCTTTGAAGGATCCGATCTCACCACTGGTATGTGCATATACCACAAGGCCGTTAATGATGTCCTGTTGGGTGAACCTCTCCGAACGGGCGCCATTCACCAGGATCTCACCAAGCCTGGGGGGCTCCTCAACGATGAAGGTCAGCATCAGGTCGTCAGTGTCTTCGTCGCGGCCCTGGATGACGTTGCTGGTAATTTCCGTCGCTCCATTTTCCAGGACGTCAATGGAGGCTCCGAGGAGACCGGCAGGGAGCATTATAGTGGGGGTCTCATCATCAACCGGGTTAATGGTGATCTTGATGATGATCGGTACGTCGTGGAAGCCGTCGCTGACGTCTAACTTTATGACGTCACTGAGGGATTCTTCCCCGCTATGAATATAGGCCAGACGGCTATTTTCTATGTCCTCAAGGATGAATGTCTCACTGTTTGACATGTCGATTCCTAAATACTGCAACTGCCCATAGCGGGGAACCTGGATCACAGTGAATATAATATTTTCATCTTCTGTGTCCTGGTCGGTGGCATCGAGCTCTTTCTTAGTTATGATGTATGCATTTCTTTCCTGACAAGTGAAACCAGTGTTGGTGATGAAGGGGGGCTTGTTGTCAACGGGCTGTAGGAAAATAGTGAATAATCCATCAGCTGAATTTCCAGCAGTGTCCTCCACTGTGAATGCGAACTGAAGGACTTTTGGAGTGATGCCCAGTTCCAGGTCCGGGGGTCTATAGGCAACTTTGTGGTGGTTGACCTGGGCCTGTGTGAACTCAATGATCATTTTGTCAGGGCTGTCGGTTAAAGCAATATAACCTAGGACAATGGGGTTGTTCTCATCTGTGTCAGTGGGGGGCTTGGTGATGGTGTATTTCAGATCTCTGTCATCAGAGTCCAGATCGGTGTAACGCAAAAACAGCTTCTTGAAATGGGTCAGCTCGTACTCTTGCACTGTTATGTGAAGCGTGGTCCCTGGGTATAGCTCTGGAGGAAGGTCATCCACCGGGTGGATTTTAATGGTGAACGTATGCTCACCTGACTGGTTGGGTGGGTCATTGTCATCTCGGACGCGGAACGCAAAATGATCAATCACGGTGGTAGTACTGTGAGGCCCGGTGTGGCGATAGAAGAGCTTCCCGTCCAGAATATCCTGCTGGAACCACTCAGTCACAACCCGTTCAAACATCTCATCTGTCTCACTAAACTTCCAGAGGGAAGGGTCAGTGGGAGGCTCAGCTTGTCTGAGGAGAAGCTCCCCCACAGTGGAGTGAGGGGCCTCGAGGAGGAATTTAATAGTAGAGTCCTCTGAGTCTATATCTGTGGCACTCAGAATAAAGGGGGAAATCTGCATGATTTCATTCTTGAAAAGCACCAGGCCAGTGTTTGCATTGATAATAGGGGGTTCATCATCAGTGGGAGCTATGGTGATAGGGAACAAAAACTCaacctcattgctgccatcGGTCATTCTGAAAATGATGTTGTCGCTGTAGGTGTCGCTGCCATCATGTTGGTACACCACAATACCACTATCTAAATCAGCAGGTGTGAAGAATTTCCTCCGTGAGCCGAGCACCGTCAGCTCCCCGTGCTTCAAGCCGTCCACCACTGTGATTTTCACATCATCAAGGTTATCTTCATCACTGATCTCTAAGTTCTGAGAGCTGGAGAGAGATCTAGACTGGCCCTCAAACAAAAGCTGCCCTGTGTTCTTAGTTGCTACAGGAGCCAAGGTATTCATAGGTTTCACCACAATCATGAAGGCAAAGGTATCAGAGACGGCGCCCTCGGTATCTATGATTTCAAACTCGAGTTGGAAAATCCGTTCTACTTCTGAATCTTCCGATGGAGGCTTATAGGCTATCTTCAAATCTTTTATGTCTCTCTGATAGAATGAGGTTATGGGCAGATTCTGATCATCAGTACTGATTATGTAACCTTGCTGATGGCCAAGCGGGGAGGTGATGTTAAAGATTAAATCATCTGGATCTGATTCGACGTCCTCTGCAGCCAACATGTCACTTGTGACAGCTGTCATCACAAACTGATCAatctccatcatcatcatagCAACAAAACTAGGCTTCGGAGGTGTGTTTTCTGTGCCCTCTTTGATTCTAACCATAATCTGGAAATGCTCCTGCATGATGACGTTTCCCTCATTATCCTGCATCTCCACCAACATGGGGATATAGTCTCTGTTTGGGGAGTTGGTGGTGGATGTGTGCTTGTAGCGAATGCCTTGCTTAAGAAACTCATCACAGTCCATCATCTGGCCATTGGTGTAATTGTTCAAAAGGGTGCCATACCTGGGGAGACCGCCGGCGCCGACCAGTGTCGCGACCTTGCACTGAGTGACGCCGTCTTCAAAGGAAAATTCCAGGCCCTTTTTGTCGATGGGGTTGCTGTTGCCATTGAGCTTGTCCACAGCCAGCGGCATGTTCCTGGTGAGTATCTCCAGCTGCTGGAAGACCACCTCCACCTCCAACATGAAGGGGATGACCACAGTGTGGGTCTGGGAGTCGTAGCGCAGCTGTAACTTCACCCTGTCCTTACTGGGGCTACGGGAACCAAAATGAGTATATTTCACCTCCTCGCTGCCAAATGAACAGGAGAACTTCTTAGGGCTGAGCATTCCAGGCTTCTGGGCCAGTGGGTCATTCTCCAGGACTGTGACGGAGCAGCGGTCCCCAGGCTGCACTTCTGTAACCAGGTCATTGACAGGGTCCAGGTAAACTGACCTTCCAAAGGGAACACGGAGGCCATTGTTGGCCACAATGATGCTGTCAGCGTTAGGTCCTTGTTGTTGACGATAGAGGAAAGCCGGGTCAAGTTGATGTGGCTCTGCGTCCACGGAGAAAAAGCAAAAGTCCAaagtgaaaaacagaaagaggcATTTTAACAAATGTGCATGCCCTTTACAAAGTCCAGTCCTTTGCAGACAACCAGCCATATCTGCTGCCAGTTGCCCAG contains:
- the frem3 gene encoding FRAS1-related extracellular matrix protein 3, with product MAGCLQRTGLCKGHAHLLKCLFLFFTLDFCFFSVDAEPHQLDPAFLYRQQQGPNADSIIVANNGLRVPFGRSVYLDPVNDLVTEVQPGDRCSVTVLENDPLAQKPGMLSPKKFSCSFGSEEVKYTHFGSRSPSKDRVKLQLRYDSQTHTVVIPFMLEVEVVFQQLEILTRNMPLAVDKLNGNSNPIDKKGLEFSFEDGVTQCKVATLVGAGGLPRYGTLLNNYTNGQMMDCDEFLKQGIRYKHTSTTNSPNRDYIPMLVEMQDNEGNVIMQEHFQIMVRIKEGTENTPPKPSFVAMMMMEIDQFVMTAVTSDMLAAEDVESDPDDLIFNITSPLGHQQGYIISTDDQNLPITSFYQRDIKDLKIAYKPPSEDSEVERIFQLEFEIIDTEGAVSDTFAFMIVVKPMNTLAPVATKNTGQLLFEGQSRSLSSSQNLEISDEDNLDDVKITVVDGLKHGELTVLGSRRKFFTPADLDSGIVVYQHDGSDTYSDNIIFRMTDGSNEVEFLFPITIAPTDDEPPIINANTGLVLFKNEIMQISPFILSATDIDSEDSTIKFLLEAPHSTVGELLLRQAEPPTDPSLWKFSETDEMFERVVTEWFQQDILDGKLFYRHTGPHSTTTVIDHFAFRVRDDNDPPNQSGEHTFTIKIHPVDDLPPELYPGTTLHITVQEYELTHFKKLFLRYTDLDSDDRDLKYTITKPPTDTDENNPIVLGYIALTDSPDKMIIEFTQAQVNHHKVAYRPPDLELGITPKVLQFAFTVEDTAGNSADGLFTIFLQPVDNKPPFITNTGFTCQERNAYIITKKELDATDQDTEDENIIFTVIQVPRYGQLQYLGIDMSNSETFILEDIENSRLAYIHSGEESLSDVIKLDVSDGFHDVPIIIKITINPVDDETPTIMLPAGLLGASIDVLENGATEITSNVIQGRDEDTDDLMLTFIVEEPPRLGEILVNGARSERFTQQDIINGLVVYAHTSGEIGSFKEHDSFNLTISDMSDEWVVGGNKVQGVRVLVTILPVDSIPPIVNVGEQFVVIEGEKNVITLDHIQAEDLDTDSDDILCTIIVQPTSGYVENISPAPGSEKSRAGTAITAFSFKDVFLGHIYYVQSIHKGVEPVEDRFTFRCSDGVNFSERHFFPIVIIPANDEKPEIFIREFVVMEGMSLVIDTPILNAADADIPGDDLKFEIIKNPKHGKIVQQLTTGTVPVVKFTLEQIKEASNIVYEHDDSETKEDSFKVRLTDGKYTVEKEILIMVIPVDDETPRMAINDGLEVEIGETKIINNRVLKATDLDSEDKELVYIIRYGPTQGYLQRITKFGDVVGNITLNMNFTQDEVDKNLIQYVHTGQEGVRDLLKFDVTDGINPLIDRYFYINIGSIDMVFPDVINKGVTLREGGKVTLTTDLLSTTDINSPDEFLSFSITRAPSRGHLECTDLPGVPISTFTQLQLAGNKIYYIHTSDDEMKMDSFEFEVTDGYNPVFRTFRVSITDVDNKKPVLTVHKLLLGEGENKLITPFELTAEDRDTPDNLLRFVVTQVPVHGQLLFNGTQPINTFTKQDLNENLITYKHDGTETNEDSFSFTVTDGTHSDFYVFPDTVYETRKPQMMTIHISTIDNGVPQIVVNKAAPSLRVLHAGHLGFLITSKVLKSEDRDSPHKVLKYSVVEAPLHGFIMNIELGNDSIKAFTQADIDEMKICYVLLDGSNATSDIFYFTIEDNGGNKLKPQPFRLNWSWISLEKEHYQVDEDAKFLEVTLRRRGYLGETSFVSIATKDGTAEKDKDFRGKAQKQVQFNPGQTVATWRVKILTDQEFESSETFQIQLSEPVMAVLEFPDIATVEIVDPGDESTVFIPQAEYKIEEDIGELLVPVRRSGDLSQELMVICYTQQATATGTIPSTVLSYSDYITRPEDHTSVLRFDKDEREKPCRIIIIDDSLYEGEEAFNVTLSMPMGGQVGAAFPSAKVTILADSDDEPSLYFGELGYVVDESSGYVEVRVWRTGTDLSKTATVTVRSRKSDPASAEAGLDYVGISRNLDFAPGVTMQTFRVTVLDDLGQPELEGLETFDLVLRMPMNAVLGEPSKTTITINDTVTDLPKVQFKDAAYKVDEAEGEVKAVVYRSGDIRHRSTVRCYTRQGSAQVMMDYDERPNTDGSLITFLPGESEKECVVNLVDDNQYEEEEEFRLVLGNPRSKSPFGASVGEQKEAVVTITDEKDKPIIRFSEIKYSVREPQVPAETVVLKIPVLRAGDTSKVSLVRVHTKDGSATSGEDYNPLSEDVEFKEGETEHFVEVVILYDGHREMREAFTVHMKPDEYMVAEIQMNKAIVYIEEINSVADVTFPAVPTVASLLMYDDTARAKDHPHPSNGYPLVCVTACNPKYHDFDKTGSICTAEHINDTLTQYRWLVSAPSGPDGVTSPMREVDTNTFFTNTKSISLDSIYFQAGSRVQCAARAFNANGDAGLELSSPIVVVSKDEGLCQPRIPGTVGAEPFSAKIRYTGPDDPDFPNLIKLTVNMPHMDGMLPVISTRPLSNFELTLSPDGTRVGNHRCSNLLDFNEIQTGHGFITDATKNPEIIGETSPYQYSAAMRSANSLRFYRNLNLEACLWEFNSYYDMSELLATCGGSVGTDGQVLNLVQSYVTLRVPLYVSYVFHSPVAVGGWQHFDLQSELKLTFVYDTAILWQDGIGSPPEAELQGAMYPTSMRINEEGRLVVNFKTEARFRGQFVMSHPGSTLSSMVMCADHPGLTFTLSLVRTEPTYNQPMQQWSFVSDFAVRDYSGTYTVKMIPCSASPNGEFSIPPVCHPREPLTFDMDIRFQQVSDPVAAEFSLNTQMFLLSKRELWLSDGSMGFGENTDTAFSEGSSIYGRVMVDPVQNLGDSFSCSIEKVFLCTGADGYVPKYNPTNKEYGCLADAPSLLYRFKILDKAQPETQATAFGDVLFEATLALDTPGAMALIRQPGSDGFTLSSSPLFQVAAGREWFIHTIYTVRSRDNAHRGIGKRSLEYHHSLSSVANPQPEHHSSSLVRHRRAAPAHDPAQDIGADNNRGTNIQHIALDRSDRLVVSQRQPWAGHDRTGSDRDSLERPLLGSSGREPVDSSTLPVLVGLAGLILLVCLVAVAVVLLARRKRRNQEKSQFPPYSTSSCSAYSGGSGNSREGMMGRGYNSSDSSEV